In the genome of Columba livia isolate bColLiv1 breed racing homer chromosome 1, bColLiv1.pat.W.v2, whole genome shotgun sequence, the window AGTGCAAAAATAGTTATTCATACTTTAAAATTGCAGACAATAATAACATATTGAAATTATTAATACGGACAGCtgtctttatttaaataagGAACTTTTAAAATCTAATCGTGGAATGTGGTATTTCCACTCAAAACGCACCACCACTGAACAGTTACCACTCACATTTTTAAGATCAGTTGACCACTAACTCAGGAAACCTCCATAGGGTTACCTTGTTTCCACACTGTTGTGCTACCACAGTGCTAATTTAAAATGGCCTTAACTGGTCTGAAAAATGGTCTAAACCCCCACTTCAGGTACTAAGGGAAGAGATGCAGCAGTGGCACGTAAATATGTAGCAGTggtgtatatatatgtgaaCACCGGGTGGTGCTGTTGGTGCTTTGTAATGCTCCTGGAATTCCTAATACAACTTCTGCATCTAGCTAATTATGTGTATCCAGTTTATTTCCTATGGATCCCAGCTGGGGAACTTTCATACCTGTTGCATTGCTACTAACTTAATATTCAGTGTCCTTTCCAGATAAAATCGATAGTAGTATGAGTATGTGAAATCTTGAGTGAAAGAATGATTTTTGTTCTAAGGAAAGTTTCATGCCTCTTGCGGTAATGATGAATAAAGCTGACAAAGGACTTAGAAACTACTGCTTTTAGTAAGGGAAGAAAGTTACTGTGAATGTTTCGAGTAATAATTCAAAACCTTCTAAACTATACCTAAACATACTCTTtctatacatacatacatacatgcatacaCAAATATACCACGGTGAAATACTACACAACTTCGCATTTTCTTTATCCCAGGTGTGTGGATTAAAATAAAGCCAAGTACTAACTTAGGTCTGAATGTCAGGCTTCTTTAAGTATGCAGGTATGAATTCTTAACTGGCCAGAGGTTTGAGTCTGTCTGTCCTAATACGACACCACTTAAAATCACCCCGCTGCCTAACCTCTGAAAGGTAAGCAACAGAATCCAAGCTGCCACTATGATTCCTATGGAGAAATGGTGGACAAAGGTTAAACACTGCAATATGAAACACCTACCTGGAATGATGACTGACACATTTTCTCTTAAGTTTCAGATTTATGATTGTTTTCTtctagttttttgttttcttctatatttcccAGATCTTTGTCTACGTGTTTTGATGCTGTCCTATAATGAAAAATACGGGTCATTTTTGCATGTCTGCAGCACTTTGTTGCATCCTCACATTAATGACACTGTCTCCTGCCCTCTCAGTAATACCGAAAACTCCTACACGTCTGTTCTGAGCAGAGCAATAGGCTTGCGTGTGTTTGTAAACAGGCCAATAGAACCAGTTCCCCCACTGGTGTTGGTACCACAGTCAGTATTGCAGTAGGGCTGTGTTGGTGTGTTTTACTTCTTGAGGAATTCAGAATCATTCTGAGCTAGCAGACATTTAGTAAAGTTAGACCAGTTGTGCAGATCCACATTTCTTGACTGTGTAGCTTGTTTCAATAAACAAGAGTTTGCTTTAAGGCATACTAAAACGTTACAAATGTGGCTAAGATATCTTGATCAACATAGCAATCTTTTGTGTACTTGTAGTAATTGACTTTCAGAGCCTGTGCCAAGCGGAAGCTCTTtaactgtaaagaaaataaaggaaattctggcaacactgaaaaaaaaaacccactctgGCTTCCAGATCTGTGCTGGCTATGACTGACAAGCTTTGGGTAAAGAAGAGATTGTGTAAATGTttgaaggggaggaaaaaggaaaaaaaaaaaaaggtatgccTCATTTAAAATAGCAGGTTTTCCTTAATACGAGTAGTGGAGATGAATTAATGAGTTAAGTGCTTAGTGTAGCTTAGCACAATGAAACCACTAAGCCATTCATTTAATGTGTGAGAAGCCTTACTGTCTGCCAAGGTGAAAGATTCCTGCAGCGCTGCGATAACATTTTGAAGGccacaatttttaaaatgtaaatgggCAAATGTGTTTGAGTGTGGGACGAAGTAAATCCCTTGTGTCAAAGCAGATTATAGGATACACATTTTCTTGATGTGCAATTTGTTTCTCCTACAGAAAAGTAACGTCCGATGTGACAGATTCATGCATTTTCTCACCTTTGCTTCAGGGCATAGACCCGCAGTGACACTGACTTGCAAAACACAATGAAGACATAGGTTGGCGAGATTGTGTGACATGTCACGCTGACACCATGCAGGTATGTACCTCCCAAAACCGCTGAGCCGAATGTTTGCTGGGGGGGTGTTTCTGTGCACATCCTCCATCTGAGCAAAGGCCGCTAGCAGTGGCTAAGCACTGCCTGTGCCCTGAGTTGATGGGTATGGTGAAAGAGTCCAGTTTAGTCCTTGTCTCAGAAGAGCTGCTGATGGGGAACAAGTGCACCGAACACTCAACCCCTCTGCGAGTGTTGCTGAAATGCTGCTctgggggctggggagcagcctgGGAGGTGGAATGCCGGGGGGAAAAAGGGATTCTGGGCCCAAAATCCCAGTGATTATACTGACTGGGACCATTCCAAAATCATTTTGATTTTAGTGTAGGCTATTTTCTGAGTGGCTACAAGTTTTAATGCTCCAAAGCTGCATTTACCTTATACTATTGGTTTTAGAATGCCTCTGTTATGTTTGTGTGGCTGAGAGGAAGGTGTCTGTGCTGAAAACCCACTTACTGAAGAGACCTGGACTCCTGCTTATTGCAGGCAAATATAGTTTATAAAATGCTGAGATATCACAAAGTAACTTGTTCTACAGTGGTAAATTTTTATTGTGAAGcaactttctcctttcttctggtATTCAAAACCTAAAACACGTGatgtgcacagaaggaaaggctgtaagatggaatgaagaagaaaattcagtGCTTTGGTAGGGATTGACTTTCTGTGATCTTAATAATCTTTCCCAGATCTCTTTAATCctagtaaaaaagaaacaaccctCCCAATAAATAAATcccttgaaaattaaaaaactttttttttttttaatgaaaaaaaaatgtttggtttagGTAGAGCACAAGATTTGGCTTGTCATGTGGCTGACGAGTTTGTTCCATAAATAAGTCTTACAAAATTTGAGATAGTAGGGAAAGAgatgagaagctgaaagaatCTGGACTTGGACAATTCCCTTGAGCTGAAATGAGTTGGATGGGAGAAAGCAGCATCATGCACGTCTGCCCTCGTGTAACTGCTGATGTTTGATCTTGGAGACAAGAGAGTGGACTGGATAGACCTTTTTTGGCCTCTTATCAAGAGTTTTACAGTGCGCCAAGCAGACTGGATTTCACATGACCTGACACTTAACAGTGGAGGGATTACTGGTCTTCAAAAATCAAAACCTGATTGTGTTGCAGAACCTCCCAGGTTTAGTCATTGAACAATTTCAGCCTAATTAAAGTGTTCTATTTTAGTTCTGCATTCAATGAACTGTTCCCCTCACTAAATGTCAGCTCTATTTTCCTAAAGCCAAAATGGGTGAAAacaggaaatttttaaaaggcagcacTCAAACTTGGCAAGAGGGAGGCAATCCAGATCTCTTTTAGAGGACGGTATATACTGCTTGCTTGAAATGAGAGGAGCAGTTTTTCATGTCTGACAATCAGATGGATTTAGATTCTCAGTGCCTGAGACTGAAATACAGCAGTTTAATTCTAGTGGTTCAGTGATcttgctgacttttttttatttggttccCCAAATACTGACATCCAGGCAGATTCACCACCTCAGCACAAGCGATACTGCTGCCTTTTTTAGTGCTATATAAATAGTGTTATTAAGAGACAGAAGAGTAATTTTACACTGAGTTGCAGCAGTGTGACCCCTTGGCAGcgctctgctggagcagaggaacAGGCCGCCCTGGCACGGCACCAATCCTCAGGGCTCCACAGACGTGGTCTGGGTTTGTAACAGAGAAATGGCTCAAAACATGGTTTCTGTTGCTTCTTAAGGTGACTTGACACGCAGGACAAATGGTCCTTTGCGAGCTTAACATTCAACAACTGTTGTTTcgtactttttttttggtgcattaACTCCTGCCAGTTTGCTCCCTTTGCAACTCAAGAGCAATTTGATACCTGAGCAGCTGGGCAACTCGGTCTGAATGGATGAAATATTCCTGAGGATTTGCCAAAAAGGGCAGGACAGCCCACTTTGCTCAGGCCATCTCGCACACTTCAACATGACCTACAGCTCCACAGAGCCCATACTTCAGCATGCTCTGGGTATATTGTTCTGAAGAATGAGAAGTTGTTTTGCAAAGGTGAGTTTACTTATGTCTCTcaactgtttcttttaaattcatttgtAAAACATGGATCATTCCAAGCTCTTGCTAAAATTATGGCTCATATTTTATGTTTATCTATGCTTGctcttcaggaaaataattatCCTCAGGGAATCCTAATCAAAATCTCTCTGTACCTCGTATGCAAGTGAGTTTTTTAGTTCTCTTTAGAGTGTGTGTGAGCGCTGAGGTGCcattattttaatggaatttgTTTAGATGCTGTTCATAgcattgtttttaatataaagacCATTTTCCATCTCCACTTTTTTTGCCTACTGTACAGTAAATGTAGACTGTATATAGATGACCCAGAAActgttgttggtttttaattCCTGATTTCTTTTATTCTCACAAGTGTAGGCCTCAGTCCCCAATACTATTTAAGGAAGAAGTTCTGCAGTGCTCTTTGTCCTTGCTCCCCAAGCTTGTGATAATGATGGGTAAGAGAATACCCAATAGAGCCATGAATTTCATTAAAGGTTGCATTACTTTTGAAAGTCATCTTAGACATTCAACTACACTGTTGCAAAAGATCTTCAAGGAACTAAAGGTCTTACGCATCCAAATCTGGATTATCTGCAGCCTCTTTCTATTCACCGTTATCTTGCCTTCCACTTCCtccaattattttaaaatgcccatcagtaggaaaaaaaaggtagagatattagaaaaatattccatttatCAATAGATGAGTgagctttttttaatttgtgccaCTTTTATAGAAGTTTTCCGACAAAAACTGGCACTTTCAGCGATATTTGAAACTGTCTTTTCTCTGCAAGGGAATTGCATGAAAAACTACAAATGCTGAGTCTTCTTGGAAACATATAGCAAGTTTCCTATGTGTTTGGCCTGCCACATTTGTATTCATATGCTAGTTTCCTACAAAacatcagaaaagcagaattacTATGCTTCAAGTGTTCAGTGTTAGAGATACTAGTAACATTCTTGATTACTCTGACCTATGAATTTCAAGAGTTTGGTGTGCTCAGAGTATGAACAATCTTAAGACAGCTACTGTGCCTCAATATGCCCAGCTGAATTTTCCCTCACCACATTTTTAACCTTGATCTAACCTCATGTGACTTGCAATTTGTGCACCTCCAGACCCAAGGAGCAAAAATGGGGCAAAGGTCCAATCCACTTGCAAAAAGTGCAGGGATACAGGGTGCTGGGTGCATTATTTTCATTCTAAACCTATAATTTATGCTGTGTTCTTGCCTGTTTCTGGCAAggtgaaaattaaatatataaaggatttACTGAAAATGGGTGTCCTAGAATAACTTGAGTGAGGTTTGACACAAAAATATTAGGAAGATACTGAAGTGATAAGTTATACTCTGCTTGGCACAAATTAGTTTATAATATCCTTtttggaaaaaggagaaagctgtAGAAAAGTTTTTGGCCTTCTGCTCAGATGAAGGAGAAACAGAGCATGCTGGGGTAGGTGTCCTCAACTCTTTACTCAAATGGGCTGGTTGCAGGATGTGGAATACAGATGAGTCCCCCATTTATGGGATAATATTCATAGTGAAAAGAATATGTGGCAATAATCAGCTTTTGCATCAAGTGGGGCTGAGGAAATGAATAACTACATAAGTGATTTATTGTGAATGTATTTCAAGGTTACAAGTATAAGTTCTACTTAGTGTGATGACAAGACAATAGAAGATTATACAAACCACAACAccaataatgaaaaaaagtaatgtttttcTTGCCTCGGCAGACTTGGAAagttctgtgctgctgccttctcAGACTTTCCTTTGGCATCACTTTGTGGATAGAGATTAGGTGAGTTACTGTTCAAGGGTGGATTCAAAGAATCACTACTAACTGTTGGCCTGTGTGGAGATGGAGGGACTGTCATCAGACACAGGTTGTGTCTAAAAGTGTAAGGAGCTTTTTGCAAGGTCTACTTTGATTTCTTGGCTGTAATTGGTGCTGAAAACTTTATCAGAATGGGTACTGACACTCTGCTTCCTCTTGCACGTATGGTGTGCAAAAAGCTGGGAGGGTAACAACAGGTCCACTTAAATATATGCTGAGAAGACGTGATTGTCAGTGATGATGCATCAATTAAGGGTTTCAGAGGCCAGAAACCATTTCTCAAATATAAAGACTATTATCTAACTAtaaagggatttttattttgttcccaGTGAACCTGGCTAATTAATTCGAGCTCTAATTTTCACCCTAAGCTTGTAGATGAGAAGTTGAGCATGAGAAAAACAAGTCGTTGTTCATTTAGAATACACTGTATCCTACCTTTGAAGCTGAAAAAGTCAAACTCAGCTCCACAAAGGATATGTTATATTCCAAGATTCGTTAGCTCTCCCCACACTATACAATGGTACAGAAAAAGTCACCTTCCCTGCCCTCCGTATACCCAAATCACCTCTTCCAAAACACCCAAACCAGTGAATCACAGCTTCGTGATTCCACACTCTCACattcaaaaggaaagagaaaataaaattattctcgGCATTATTACACTGGTAGCCAAGTGTGGGAGGAGGAGCTCAATATTAgcagtaatttttaatttctaccAAAAGAAGCATAAACTTTgcaatcttattttttttcctgtataatATCTGAACATGGTTCTGTGCTTGGGTAATTTATAGCAAgtctttatttgaaaaactcccCAAATCTGCTCAGTTATGGCTGGAGTAAAAACCTTATGTATTAtccaaaaaaatatttgcaagcagATGGAGAATTCCTTCTTGTACTTTCACATcaatgaaaacacatttgttcATAGTAAAATCCTGCTGGTATATTTTAGACCTGATTTGACCTAATTTTAATGAAAGGTCAGAGAAAGAACAACTGAACTTTAAGACTGCTTCTATACCTGCACTGATTTGTACATGTTATGCATAACTGCTTTAATCTTTCTTGTTAAGCAGCAGCTGTAAGGAACCTTTCTGAGACCAAGCCTGTCCTCAGTTCTCCCTGGAGGCAAATGTACGGGGATAAGGCCAAATGGCATATAGTCATGGTCAACTTTAAAAGGATGTAGAAACACGGTTACATTCTGACATCATccagtttattttctaaagtgAGCCTGTGTGGTAATAAAGAAATTTGAAAGCAAGCAGGACTCACTGCCAAATGCTGTTCTATGCCTAGGATGGCTAATACGTATTGATTTGGATGATAGCTTCTAGTTTTTCAGTAACACAAGGTCTTTACCAATTTTACTTCAGATATCTCAAAGCATATATGAACAAATGAATATCTGTCTTCTCACTGAGATGGTTTAGACTGATTCTGCAAtttattcaatttttaaagcaaatgaacTACCCAACTTCTAAATAAAGACAGTTACTAGTACCAGTAAAGCCACACTGAGGTAACATCCCACAATTAAGTGGCAGGTACTATATTTAAATGCAAGAATCAGCACAGACTCGGCTGTCAGGAAACAGAACCTCATTACAGGTGATGATCTAGGAAAAGTCTCAAAGCCCAACCTCCAGGGGATGAGTCCTGTTAAGTATTGGGACAAGCCCATCAGAGGTACCaagttttctttctctactAAATTCACCTACTGTAACAACTTTTCCCCACTCAGACTACTGGAATgctgcaggaaggaaaacaggTAAGCATGCTTTTCCATTTATGAATTTTTTCAATTCAGTATCAAGTTTTCCATAAATTCTTACTTTGACTTCTTCACATAGAGCCAGTAGACAACACCTGCAACCAGAGCAGCCAGCAGAAGACCGACTACAATCCCCACTATTAGCTTTGCCTGGTCATTAACCTTTTCACTACTGTCAtctgaagcaaagaagaaaagttaaTGAGGTCACCTATGATAAAAGTAAAGCATTACACCATTTCTAAAGAATTTccattagaaacaaaaaaaggggttagaaagtaaaaaaaaaagtaggcattgttcttaaaaacacatttaaagctTCAAGAAAGTCACATTCTTAATTAATCATGGCACCAATTATTTCAAATCAAGTCCAACTTCGAGGGACTGTGGAAATTGTTCATTAACACTACATAGGTTTTGAGCTGAGACAATCAGCACAAGGGGTTATGGAGACAGAAAACCATACATACCACTTCTATCCTCTGGCTCATCATATTCAGGAATACTTACTGTaacaaaaatatgttaaaatcaaattaaaaccaaaatgtgtTATACCTGGACATCACCTTTAATTGCATATTTGCAGCAATGACAGAAACAATGAAACTTAATGCAGTGTTTGCCAAACAAGGTAATTAACCTTTAAGCAGAAGTCTTTCCTTTGTAACTATAATATATCCAATTGAAGAATCGTATTCAAAACCTGTAATATTAAtgtcagaaatatttcagactgaatatttctgtattaCCCTTCCACAAACTGTAGCTTCTCACCACCTTTGATCATTGAAAACTGGCATTCAATCAAAGCCCAGTATGGCTGATCACTGCTCTGAATCAAGTCAtaccaataataataatgactGGAATTTGCAGCCCAAAAGATGATGTTAATTTAGTAACCAATTAGGACTTTTGTctacaaaaataatgtattatttCACACTATTTTTGTACTATTACTTTGCAGTATCATTTTGTaatattatttacttttctaaATAATATACGGCACACATAAGATAGCTAGCTAAGAAAGTCATGGAGACTAAGTGACTTCATCCAGAAGGCTATCACTACATTTTATGTACTACTGATCCAGAGTGGATTTACAACTGCTTGACTTAAGACAAAAAGGTCAAATATCTCAGTATCAATATTACTGTGCAGACCCACTTTTCATATGAGTGTGAAGTGTGGGCACTTTATGTGAAAACTACAACGTTCAGGAAATGGTCTCTACAAGACACTCACTAGCAGAGACGTTCAGGGAGGTCACAGTCCTTTCTAGCTCATTTTCTGCAATGCAAGTTAAAGTCACATTTTCCTCAGGAGCAATTACAATTTTACTGGAAAATTTGCCATTAACATATTTGGTCTCCTCTgtctgaaaaggcaaaaaatgaaGATTAGTGTTCTTGAAAAATGCAAGGAACACATTCATTACCTGTATTACACATTGAAAATGTTCAGAGGTGAATAACTTTCAACtgtaatatttcagttttctgaacAATAACAATAGAAATAATGCATTATTTTGTTAATGTGAATATCTGCAAGAAAACCCTTTGGCCAAGATATCCAGTTAGAGCTACATTTGTATAGTGTGCATTGTAAGACCACTGATAAAGAGGCATTTTTGAGAAAGTTAACCACATTctgcatttgcttttgcttcttttgactatttaaaaatattctgaatgccaaaatttttaaagaaaatcacaaCCCCAAACTTCTAAGTTCTCATTTATTTCCAGCTTGCTGTTTTTCACTTATGTCTTTATAAGGAAATATAATCACTGTAaagttttctgctttccagaatACCAAGTTGTTTCCACACTAAGCATTATTTTGCCAAGTTACATGTATCTAGTAGTACGTGCAGTATCTGTACTGTAATAAGGATGTGAAGTTATTCCTTAAATTTGCTGCACATCATTATTTTCAATCATTTATATAGCTTCAAGACAATTCCTGCCCTATTAACATCAAATAAACGGACAAATTTTGACAGCCATACATAATACCTGTAGGATTAAAGCAAAACCTAATGGAATAATTAAATCTACAGGAGCGCCGTGCATTGTACTTCCAGTCTCTAACTGCTTGTATAGctgcttcatttattttgccTACTGAGGCAAAATGCAGCAATGCTTTGCACATCATTCGGTATTCAATATGAAAATACatcattttgcttatttttcaggtatttttccTGCTATCCATATAAAAAGTTTTATAACCGTATAAAAATGACTATAAAAATTAGGATAAAAACTGCAAATCCCATAAGGAACTATACTGACTGTATTTTCTAACTTGTACTTGCCACATCTCATTACATTTCACCCAGTTAATGCCTACATCAAGTACCCATTTGCTTTCAAATGTAAGTTCTATAGTTCCATCattatttgtaaattctttaTGCAATGGCAAAATCACCACATTACCCAGATAAAACGACTAAGTACCTTCACTTAAAAATGCATATGTCaattttaagcttttctttttccttccagctttgGCTTGTAGCCAGTGGATCTTCTGTGCCTTCACCTGCTCTGTTCAAAGGATCTTTATCGTCAGAAATCATCCATGTAAGTACCATGTAACTACAGCTGCCACTTAACCTCTTAGATAAATGAAAcagacattttctcttttttttatttaatctcaCTATCTGGGAAATGTTCCCCAATTTTAAATCACACCTCTTATGCACTATCTTTTGGTGAATAAAGTCATAAGAAGGATACTTGCTTTATTTATGATGCTTCCACTACCAGTAACTGTCCATTGCACTGCTGGTTTGGGAAAACCTTCCACATGGCAGACAATTGTTTTAGACATTTTAtttgtgttggttttctttgtcattttgaTTTGAGGTTTTCCTACAAGAACAATATTACAGTTAacaattttgtttgaaaaagacAATTAATAATCACAGTTACCTGCTTCCTTACCTTCAACAATAAGTTTAagtgtctttcttttctttaaccCTTCAACCTCCTGGAGAGTAGTTTCACAGATGTAGTTTCCAGCATCTTGATACTGAAGACTTGAAAATGATGGACTTGTTTGCATTCTCATATTGTCCTGATAAGGTAAGGAGTCAATCCCTGTTAATTCTAACTCAGAGTATGTTAACTTCTAAATTACAAATGTGACTACTATCAACAGAATTTTTCACATGCTTTGGTAGATTAGAGCCTCACTCTGAAAGCTTTCCCCCATTTATAACTATATTGAAATAACCAACAGCAACTTAACAGCAGGAAAAGTGGAAACTACTGGAGGTTTATATAAGCCACCTTCCCCCCTCTTcaaaaaaattgctttcaaatCAAGGGCATAGATGAGATGAATTGTTTGTTCTGAGCTTTTCTAGTGGGCTGGCAAAAACCACTAGTGGTACAAGCTGTTTGAGACAGAGACAGCTCAGGCTGATGAGATCAATATATGCTACCAAATAACCATCAGGTATCATTATTTTTAGTTTCCAGCAGTATAAGTTTAATTTATCCCCACCTTCTATGGTGGCTACCTTTTCTACCAGCCACTGAACACCGGTTGCTAACATCCATCTTCTCAACATGCCTTGcttctgagaaaataatttatgaatCAAAATTCCTCCAAATGGGCTTTCCTTCTTAGAGAGACCTGATTCTCAAGCCTTGTATAGGACATTTTAAAAAGGTTATATTGGCATCACAGTAGGCATTACTTCTCTCCACTTGAAAACTGGATCAATTACAGTAACTGATTTTCACTCATCAGCCTGAGGAGCTTTCATTTTAGCAATATTTGTAAGACTTATTTTAACAATACTCTTTAAAAGCCCAATGAATTACTGCTtcctttcaaaacacagaagtagCAGCAGTAATATGAAGAGGCGAACACTGAGATGAATTGCTGACCTTTATCCAAAACACAGTTGCATTTCTACTAGAAGAAATCGTGCATGACACACGCAGTTCCTCTCCAATCTGTTTTGTGACTTCTCCACTTGGAGTAAGCTGCAAATCCAAATCTGGGGTGAAAAGAACATTTATCAAATGTTAATCTCAGAATGCCTGGCCCGTTTCAAAGGCTTacccaggaaagaaaatgtgactAATTGCACTCCTTAAATTAAAGATTTCAGTTATTCAATAAAATCTAAATCAATTTTACAAGtaagggagaagagagaattaTTCTAAAATAGGCACTGCAGAACATTCACATTTTTACTGTAATTACaggctaaaaggaaaaaaaaaaaagcaaaaagtcaCTAATCACTAGACAAA includes:
- the ALCAM gene encoding CD166 antigen isoform X5, with product MPCRLEVPDGLLFGKWKYEMPNGSPVFIAFRSSTKKNVQYDDVPEYKDRLILSENYTLSIKNARISDEKRFVCMLVTEDDVSEEPTIVKVFKQPSQPEILHQADFLETEKLQMLGECVARDSYPEGNVTWYKNGRVLQPVEEAVVINLQKIVDRSTGLFTMTSSLQYMPTKKDANAKFSCTVTYYGPSGQKTIHSEPIVFDVHYPTEKVTIKVLSQSSTIKEGDNITLKCSGNGNPPPQEFLFYIPGEAEGIRSSDTYVMTDVRRNATGEYKCSLLDKTMMDSTTITVHYLDLQLTPSGEVTKQIGEELRVSCTISSSRNATVFWIKDNMRMQTSPSFSSLQYQDAGNYICETTLQEVEGLKKRKTLKLIVEGKPQIKMTKKTNTNKMSKTIVCHVEGFPKPAVQWTVTGSGSIINKTEETKYVNGKFSSKIVIAPEENVTLTCIAENELERTVTSLNVSAISIPEYDEPEDRSDDSSEKVNDQAKLIVGIVVGLLLAALVAGVVYWLYVKKSKPTVSSDSLNPPLNSNSPNLYPQSDAKGKSEKAAAQNFPSLPRTASKHVDKDLGNIEENKKLEENNHKSET